A section of the Candidatus Baltobacteraceae bacterium genome encodes:
- a CDS encoding IS607 family transposase, whose protein sequence is MRLSTWAKKHGVHYQTAWRWIRDGTMPVPWTQLPTGTILVHPPEVHSGGVALYARVSSADQKSDLERQLGRLAQYATRERLYVVKTVGEVGSGLNGHRPKLMRLLGDPFVQTIVVEHRDRLARFGSEYLEAALLAAGRTLVVIDRAEMRDDLVQDMIDVLTGFCARLYGRRSAGRRARNAVKAIEAP, encoded by the coding sequence ATGCGCTTGTCGACCTGGGCTAAAAAGCATGGCGTCCACTATCAGACGGCCTGGAGGTGGATCCGGGACGGAACGATGCCGGTTCCGTGGACCCAGCTTCCCACCGGCACTATCCTAGTCCACCCGCCGGAGGTTCACAGCGGCGGCGTTGCGCTCTACGCGCGTGTTTCCAGTGCCGATCAGAAATCCGATCTCGAACGGCAACTCGGACGACTTGCCCAATACGCGACGCGCGAACGGCTTTACGTTGTAAAAACCGTCGGCGAGGTCGGCTCGGGCCTGAATGGACATCGCCCCAAACTCATGCGGTTATTGGGCGATCCATTCGTCCAAACGATTGTTGTGGAACATCGCGACAGGCTCGCCCGCTTCGGATCGGAGTATTTGGAAGCGGCACTGCTGGCCGCAGGTCGTACGCTCGTCGTCATAGATCGGGCAGAGATGCGCGACGATCTCGTGCAGGATATGATCGACGTTCTCACAGGCTTTTGTGCGCGCCTGTACGGTCGGCGCTCGGCTGGTCGGCGCGCACGAAACGCCGTTAAGGCTATCGAAGCTCCATGA
- a CDS encoding glycosyltransferase, which yields MVSVIVPAFNRWHYTNAALRALAASRDPAIEMEVIVVDDGSTDPTAELLAACDGVRTIRLDRNGGFVAASNAGAAAARGRYLHFLNNDAIVTPGWLAPLVETLELNASVAAAVSQLRYADGTLAEAGGVIWRDGRGSNYGRGDSPGDWRYASARDVDYGSAASLMVRATAFAQAGGFAPEFAPAFYEDADLCFRLRERGGRVVYQPRSVVYHAEGISYGSNARPDARALQERNRSVFVEKWAQRLSEHVEPDPAVIDRAARRLGGTRTMLVVDEHVPFTDRDAGSRRIFALVELMGARGWNVIFGSIDRAAYEPYTDALRERGVDVITGFGAAAFDQLERDGIAIDGAWLCRPEPAERLLDALRDVPVIFDTVDVHYVRLEREERLRGKKTGWQAVRERELKIARRAAVTVTTTTNDRDALSEAGVRNVSVVPVIESIPPRAPDGWESRDGIVFLGNYAHAPNVDAAQWLCSEVVPLLRQRVPGITVTIAGADPTRAVRALARRDVAVTGYVADPAALLDRARVFVAPLRFGAGMKGKVVYALAHGIPVVATPIAAEGIFAPGEWEAIANAPAELAALIARAHDDRALWESLALRGREIAQRFSPEAVGTALDDVLALLRH from the coding sequence GTGGTTTCCGTTATCGTTCCGGCGTTTAACCGCTGGCACTATACGAACGCCGCACTGCGCGCATTGGCGGCTTCGCGCGACCCGGCGATTGAAATGGAAGTCATCGTCGTCGACGACGGATCGACCGATCCTACCGCCGAGCTTCTCGCGGCGTGCGACGGCGTACGCACGATCCGCCTCGACCGCAACGGCGGTTTCGTTGCCGCGAGCAACGCGGGCGCCGCCGCCGCACGCGGCAGGTACCTGCACTTTCTCAACAACGACGCGATCGTAACGCCCGGCTGGCTTGCGCCGCTCGTCGAGACGCTCGAACTCAATGCGAGCGTTGCGGCCGCCGTGTCGCAATTGCGTTACGCCGACGGCACGCTCGCCGAAGCGGGCGGCGTAATCTGGCGCGACGGACGCGGTTCGAACTACGGCCGCGGCGATTCGCCCGGCGATTGGCGGTATGCCAGCGCCCGTGACGTCGACTATGGATCGGCGGCAAGTCTAATGGTGCGCGCAACGGCTTTCGCGCAAGCCGGCGGTTTCGCGCCGGAGTTCGCGCCCGCGTTTTATGAAGATGCCGATCTTTGCTTCAGGCTGCGCGAGCGCGGCGGCCGCGTCGTCTATCAGCCGCGTTCGGTCGTCTATCACGCCGAAGGCATCAGCTACGGCAGTAACGCGCGTCCCGACGCGCGCGCGCTGCAAGAGCGCAATCGCAGCGTCTTCGTCGAAAAGTGGGCGCAGCGCTTGAGCGAACACGTCGAGCCCGATCCCGCGGTCATCGATCGTGCGGCCCGCCGGCTAGGCGGCACGCGTACGATGCTCGTCGTCGACGAACACGTGCCGTTCACCGATCGTGACGCCGGCTCGCGCCGCATCTTCGCGCTGGTCGAACTGATGGGCGCGCGCGGCTGGAACGTCATCTTCGGCAGCATCGACCGCGCCGCGTACGAGCCATATACCGATGCGCTGCGCGAGCGCGGCGTCGATGTCATCACTGGATTCGGTGCTGCCGCGTTCGACCAACTCGAACGCGACGGCATCGCGATCGATGGCGCATGGCTCTGCCGGCCCGAGCCGGCGGAACGTCTGCTCGACGCGCTGCGTGACGTTCCGGTTATTTTCGATACCGTTGACGTTCACTACGTGCGGCTCGAGCGCGAAGAGCGCCTGCGGGGAAAGAAGACCGGCTGGCAAGCCGTGCGCGAGCGCGAGTTGAAGATTGCGCGCCGCGCCGCCGTTACTGTGACGACGACGACGAACGATCGCGACGCGCTCTCGGAAGCCGGCGTTCGTAACGTCAGCGTCGTGCCGGTCATCGAATCAATTCCGCCGCGCGCACCGGACGGCTGGGAGTCGCGCGACGGTATCGTGTTCTTAGGCAACTACGCGCACGCACCGAACGTCGACGCAGCGCAGTGGCTCTGCTCCGAGGTCGTGCCGCTGCTGCGTCAACGCGTTCCCGGCATCACGGTGACGATCGCCGGCGCCGATCCAACGCGTGCGGTTCGCGCGCTCGCGCGGCGCGACGTTGCGGTCACCGGCTACGTCGCCGATCCCGCCGCCCTACTCGATCGCGCGCGGGTGTTCGTCGCGCCGCTGCGCTTCGGTGCGGGGATGAAAGGGAAGGTCGTGTACGCACTCGCGCACGGCATTCCCGTCGTGGCGACGCCGATTGCCGCCGAAGGTATTTTCGCGCCCGGCGAATGGGAGGCGATCGCAAACGCGCCCGCCGAGCTTGCCGCACTGATCGCGCGCGCCCACGACGATCGCGCGCTCTGGGAATCGCTCGCGCTACGCGGACGCGAGATCGCGCAACGCTTCTCACCCGAAGCCGTAGGAACGGCGTTAGACGACGTGCTGGCGTTACTGCGGCACTAA
- a CDS encoding RNA-guided endonuclease TnpB family protein produces the protein MIVAHRIRLDPTPEQSAYFTRACGVARFAYNWALAEWRQRYDAGEKPSEIALRRMLNAIKHERFPWMREVTKNAPQQAVKNLGRAFSNFFDDLGKYRRGELAWKRVRVPKFKKKGRNERFRADNGPDKNHPNAVQIDGKRVKLPVVGWVAMREEVRFAGRVLSVVISREADIWYASFSIDVAYQVDARSDTRVVGVDLGITALATLSDGSPKIPAPKPLRRYLNKLKRLSRAVTRKQRGSRNRAKAKTKLARLHRRIAAIRADALHKLTTHLTRFATIVIEDLNVSGMLANRHLSRSIADVGFFEFRRQLEYKAAMAGSTVVVVDRWFPSSKRCSTSRCGWINESLALAERQWTCDQCGVTHDRDENAAKNLEYAGSSPVSAHRAVGAGDGQQIVVKPAA, from the coding sequence ATGATCGTCGCGCACCGCATCCGACTCGATCCCACGCCGGAACAATCGGCGTATTTTACGCGCGCCTGCGGCGTCGCACGGTTCGCATACAACTGGGCGCTGGCCGAATGGAGGCAGCGCTACGATGCCGGTGAGAAGCCTTCCGAGATCGCGCTACGCAGGATGCTCAACGCAATCAAGCACGAGCGCTTTCCTTGGATGCGCGAGGTAACCAAGAACGCGCCGCAACAGGCCGTCAAGAACCTGGGACGCGCGTTTTCGAACTTCTTCGACGACCTAGGGAAGTACCGTCGCGGCGAGCTTGCTTGGAAGCGCGTGCGGGTACCAAAATTCAAGAAAAAGGGCCGGAACGAGCGCTTTCGAGCCGACAACGGTCCGGATAAGAACCACCCGAACGCGGTGCAGATCGATGGCAAACGCGTGAAGCTCCCGGTCGTCGGCTGGGTGGCGATGCGCGAAGAAGTCCGCTTCGCCGGTCGCGTTCTCTCGGTAGTGATCTCCCGTGAGGCCGATATCTGGTACGCGAGTTTCTCCATTGACGTTGCGTACCAGGTCGACGCCCGCTCCGATACGCGTGTCGTCGGCGTCGACCTAGGCATTACGGCGCTAGCGACGCTCAGTGACGGCTCTCCAAAGATTCCCGCACCCAAACCACTTCGGAGGTATCTCAATAAGCTTAAACGACTCTCGCGTGCCGTGACGCGCAAACAACGCGGTTCGCGCAACCGTGCCAAAGCAAAAACCAAGCTGGCACGATTGCATCGGCGAATCGCTGCCATCCGGGCCGATGCACTCCACAAACTCACGACGCACCTCACGCGCTTTGCGACCATAGTCATCGAGGATCTCAATGTCAGCGGCATGCTCGCGAATCGACATCTCTCGCGCTCGATTGCCGACGTCGGCTTTTTCGAGTTTCGGCGGCAGTTGGAGTACAAAGCGGCGATGGCCGGGTCGACGGTTGTGGTGGTAGATCGGTGGTTTCCGTCATCGAAGCGCTGCTCGACCTCGCGATGCGGCTGGATCAACGAGTCGCTCGCGCTGGCAGAGCGTCAATGGACGTGCGACCAGTGCGGCGTTACTCACGACCGCGATGAGAACGCGGCCAAGAACTTGGAATACGCCGGGAGTTCCCCGGTGTCAGCCCACCGAGCCGTAGGCGCTGGCGACGGTCAACAGATCGTCGTGAAACCGGCGGCGTAG
- a CDS encoding glycosyltransferase: MNENGRYRELEARVRDERTRLESVRADYEVIMRSRFHALRMLWFSIKQLFGVSSPSDVYAAWSAGLEPSLTGGRRAQRGNGKRKDVAPTAALSEEETALISSWNERVAARAMSESPLVTVVIPFYDRRDLTVRCLQSIADSWFESLDVQFVLVDDGSTDQTSAVATRLDGVEYVRSAKNEGFVRACNRGAALARGKYVCFVNNDTIVRDGWLDYLVMTLEHDASVGIAGSKLLFPDGRLQEAGGILWRDATGWNVGRNEHADDPRYGFVRDVDYVSGASLIVRIDLFRRLNGFSEALRPAYYEDADLCFGARALGYRVVYQPRSVLVHEDGGSSTDASSGAKRFQEINRPKFYEKWKAELDDHFENARANVPAAMRRHSKGPRVLVVDSYVPLYDKEAGSLRLLHVVTMLRQAGYGVVFLPDNYAPLQPYTSELQQLGVEVLHHFDGGRTPQESLEHVLPYIDVAWISRTELYDKYEPLLRRNANLRIIYDTVDLSHVRKRRKAEVHGETDRQWEELQRQEASAARRADATIAVTPEEQSVLHDLGAREVFVVPTIHEPRVGDERAFDASSGLLFIGNYNHPPNVDGVRWLCHDVMPIVWRSLPNVRLTLLGSNAPREVEALAADRVSVAGYVRDVAPYFLQSRVFVAPLRFGAGMKGKIGQALEYALPVVTTPVGAEGLNLRDGENATIVAANPEAFAQAVVALYGDAERWQRYSRASAQTLEPFTPEWVRPRLLDIFDRVRSLVPQ, translated from the coding sequence ATGAACGAGAACGGTCGCTATCGCGAGCTTGAAGCACGCGTGCGCGACGAGCGTACGCGCCTGGAGAGCGTGCGTGCCGATTACGAGGTCATCATGCGCAGCCGCTTTCACGCACTGCGCATGTTGTGGTTTTCGATCAAGCAGCTCTTCGGCGTTTCGAGCCCCTCAGACGTCTACGCGGCGTGGTCGGCCGGCCTCGAGCCGAGCCTGACCGGTGGTCGACGGGCGCAGCGCGGCAACGGCAAACGCAAGGACGTCGCGCCGACGGCCGCGCTTTCGGAAGAAGAGACGGCCCTGATTTCGTCGTGGAACGAGCGCGTCGCCGCGCGCGCGATGTCGGAGTCGCCGCTGGTCACCGTGGTCATTCCGTTTTACGATCGCCGCGACCTCACGGTGCGCTGCCTGCAATCGATCGCCGATTCGTGGTTCGAATCGCTCGACGTGCAGTTCGTGCTCGTCGACGACGGCTCGACCGACCAAACGAGCGCGGTGGCTACCCGTTTAGACGGCGTCGAGTACGTGCGCAGCGCGAAGAACGAAGGCTTCGTGCGCGCGTGCAATCGCGGCGCGGCGCTCGCGCGCGGCAAATACGTTTGCTTCGTCAACAACGACACGATCGTGCGCGACGGCTGGCTCGACTATCTCGTCATGACGCTCGAACACGACGCGTCGGTCGGCATCGCCGGTTCGAAGCTCCTCTTTCCCGACGGGCGGCTGCAAGAGGCGGGCGGCATCCTATGGCGCGACGCGACCGGCTGGAACGTCGGGCGCAACGAACACGCCGACGATCCGCGCTACGGGTTCGTGCGCGACGTGGATTACGTGTCGGGCGCGTCGCTGATCGTGCGCATCGACCTGTTCCGGCGCTTGAACGGATTTTCGGAAGCGCTGCGTCCCGCGTACTACGAAGACGCCGATCTCTGCTTCGGTGCGCGCGCGCTGGGCTACCGCGTCGTCTATCAACCGCGCTCGGTGCTGGTACACGAAGACGGCGGCAGCTCGACCGATGCATCGTCTGGCGCAAAACGCTTTCAAGAAATCAACCGGCCCAAGTTTTACGAAAAGTGGAAAGCCGAGCTCGACGATCATTTCGAAAACGCGCGCGCGAACGTTCCCGCGGCGATGCGCCGCCACAGCAAAGGCCCGCGCGTGCTGGTCGTCGATTCCTACGTACCGCTTTACGATAAGGAAGCCGGATCGCTGCGATTGCTGCACGTCGTCACGATGCTGCGGCAGGCCGGCTACGGCGTCGTGTTCTTGCCGGACAACTACGCGCCGCTGCAGCCGTACACGAGCGAGCTGCAGCAGCTCGGCGTCGAGGTGCTGCATCATTTCGACGGCGGCCGTACGCCGCAAGAGTCGTTGGAGCACGTGCTGCCGTATATCGACGTCGCGTGGATCAGCCGCACGGAGCTTTACGATAAGTACGAACCGCTGCTGCGCCGCAACGCCAACCTCCGGATCATTTACGACACCGTCGACTTGAGTCACGTGCGCAAGAGGCGCAAAGCCGAGGTGCACGGCGAGACCGACCGGCAGTGGGAAGAGCTGCAGCGTCAGGAAGCGTCGGCCGCGCGCCGCGCCGACGCCACGATCGCGGTGACGCCCGAGGAGCAAAGCGTGCTCCACGATCTCGGCGCGCGCGAGGTGTTCGTGGTGCCGACGATTCACGAGCCGCGCGTCGGCGACGAGCGCGCGTTCGACGCGTCGTCGGGGTTGCTGTTCATCGGCAACTACAACCATCCGCCCAACGTCGACGGGGTTCGCTGGCTCTGCCACGACGTGATGCCGATCGTATGGCGCTCGCTCCCGAACGTTCGATTGACCTTGCTCGGCAGCAACGCGCCGCGCGAAGTTGAGGCGCTAGCCGCCGATCGGGTGAGCGTCGCCGGCTACGTGCGCGACGTCGCGCCGTATTTTCTGCAGAGCCGCGTCTTCGTCGCGCCGTTGCGCTTCGGTGCGGGGATGAAAGGCAAGATCGGTCAGGCGCTCGAGTACGCGCTGCCGGTCGTCACGACGCCGGTGGGCGCCGAAGGGCTCAACCTGCGCGACGGAGAGAACGCAACGATCGTCGCCGCGAACCCCGAAGCGTTCGCACAGGCCGTCGTCGCGCTTTATGGTGACGCCGAACGTTGGCAGCGATACTCGCGTGCGTCGGCGCAAACCCTCGAGCCCTTCACGCCCGAATGGGTACGCCCGCGCCTCCTGGATATCTTCGACCGCGTACGGTCGTTAGTGCCGCAGTAA
- a CDS encoding ABC transporter ATP-binding protein, with translation MSFVSDNAVEVVGVSKRYRFPSVGKQATLKDVVVRRVLHEGRYGVVDALDDVTFTVPRGQTLGIIGVNGSGKSTLLRILAGISKPDRGEVRLRGTVAPLLALGAGFNPYFTGRENALIELLSLGLSRAQAFGELDAVINFSELGDFIDAPMRTYSSGMTMRLAFAAAIRVDPDILLIDEVLSVGDERFAAKCSAWLDGFRARGKTAILVTHSTGDVLAQCELALWLRDGRVAAYGDKVDVVRAYVEATRGKPVADTLPVRAESVEQASAIAERYRRRIIGMLPLLRLPIVGFVRQSGTIKGGYEDGWTDGALEFSIEPMRDVRAWSVRVTVPPGTTKGNVAVEVDGARVAAAEATPGEMLLRCNAPLRRDRPARVRIVSETVNQSALGIGSDERDIGARIDEILFEHEPAEKRS, from the coding sequence GTGTCTTTTGTCAGCGACAATGCCGTCGAGGTCGTCGGCGTCTCGAAGCGCTACCGCTTCCCTTCGGTGGGAAAGCAAGCAACGCTTAAAGACGTCGTCGTTCGGCGCGTCCTCCACGAGGGACGCTACGGCGTGGTGGACGCGCTCGACGACGTGACGTTCACGGTTCCCCGCGGCCAGACGCTCGGCATCATCGGCGTCAACGGTTCGGGCAAATCGACCCTCTTGCGGATCCTGGCCGGCATCAGCAAGCCCGATCGCGGCGAGGTGCGCCTGCGCGGCACGGTCGCGCCGCTGCTCGCCCTGGGCGCCGGGTTCAATCCCTATTTCACCGGCCGCGAAAACGCACTCATCGAGCTTTTGAGCTTAGGGCTCAGCCGAGCGCAAGCTTTCGGCGAGCTCGACGCCGTCATCAACTTCTCGGAGCTGGGCGATTTCATCGACGCGCCGATGCGCACGTACTCCTCAGGCATGACCATGCGGCTGGCCTTTGCTGCCGCCATTCGGGTCGACCCCGACATTCTGCTCATCGACGAAGTGCTGTCGGTCGGCGACGAACGGTTCGCCGCAAAATGCTCCGCGTGGCTCGACGGCTTTCGCGCGCGCGGCAAAACCGCGATATTGGTGACTCACAGCACCGGCGACGTGTTGGCGCAATGCGAGCTCGCGCTCTGGCTGCGCGACGGACGCGTCGCGGCGTACGGCGACAAGGTCGACGTCGTGCGCGCCTACGTCGAAGCGACGCGCGGCAAACCCGTCGCCGACACGCTGCCCGTTCGCGCCGAGAGCGTCGAGCAAGCCTCGGCGATCGCCGAACGATACCGCCGGCGCATCATCGGCATGCTTCCGCTGCTGCGTCTCCCGATCGTTGGATTCGTGCGACAGTCCGGCACGATCAAAGGCGGATACGAAGACGGCTGGACCGACGGCGCGCTCGAGTTTTCCATCGAGCCGATGCGCGACGTGCGCGCGTGGAGCGTGCGCGTAACGGTGCCGCCGGGAACGACCAAAGGCAACGTCGCGGTGGAAGTCGACGGCGCGCGGGTCGCCGCTGCCGAGGCGACGCCCGGCGAGATGCTGCTGCGCTGCAACGCGCCGCTGCGCCGCGACCGGCCGGCGCGCGTGCGCATCGTCTCCGAAACGGTGAACCAATCGGCGCTGGGCATCGGCAGCGACGAACGCGACATCGGCGCGCGCATCGACGAGATTCTCTTCGAGCACGAGCCGGCGGAGAAGCGCTCTTGA
- a CDS encoding OmpA family protein: MSRLGLRLHADEEHWIPLSDLMTGLMFLFLLIALAYMVAVEHQKNQPKNVALQYAQTRAALGGEIDKTFATDFARWGAQFDPNTLTVRFTNKQALFATGSAELQPRFKAILDRFFPRYLSVLTQPKYRDLISEVRIEGYTSSLWKPGASLDQSYIGNMQLSQDRTRSVLAYVMGLPATQPHKDWLMDVLTANGLSFSHLIRNPDGSEDAAASQRVEFRVRTNASAPIGQILAAQNLAPTVAATPSLPYPAWSAAMIGTSLRTLYPNVTTNCLGYLDGVAAKYAGGRGAQLHGWGYDTAANAPVERVLFADDRGIVRGAADGGGQRFDVPQTLPQVRSETTGWQGYVSVTSRPVQAWGIMRAPATVCRFPPASESGGESM; encoded by the coding sequence GTGAGCCGCCTCGGCCTGCGCCTGCACGCCGACGAAGAACATTGGATTCCGCTCAGCGATCTAATGACCGGCTTGATGTTTCTGTTCTTGCTGATCGCGCTCGCGTACATGGTCGCCGTCGAGCATCAGAAGAATCAGCCCAAGAACGTGGCGCTGCAGTACGCGCAGACGCGTGCGGCGCTCGGCGGCGAAATCGACAAAACGTTTGCGACCGACTTCGCGCGCTGGGGCGCGCAGTTCGACCCGAATACGCTGACCGTTCGCTTCACCAATAAGCAAGCGCTGTTCGCCACCGGAAGCGCCGAGCTGCAGCCGCGCTTCAAGGCCATCCTCGACCGGTTCTTTCCGCGCTACTTGAGCGTGCTGACGCAGCCGAAGTATCGCGACCTCATCTCCGAAGTGCGCATCGAAGGCTACACGTCGTCGCTGTGGAAGCCCGGCGCGTCGCTCGATCAGAGCTACATCGGCAACATGCAGCTGTCGCAAGATCGCACGCGGTCAGTGCTCGCCTACGTAATGGGATTGCCCGCGACGCAGCCGCACAAGGATTGGCTGATGGACGTGCTCACGGCCAACGGCCTTTCGTTCTCGCATTTGATCCGCAACCCCGATGGTTCCGAAGACGCGGCCGCGTCGCAGCGCGTCGAGTTTCGCGTCCGCACGAACGCAAGCGCCCCGATCGGCCAAATCCTGGCGGCGCAAAATCTCGCTCCCACCGTTGCGGCAACGCCGTCGCTGCCGTATCCCGCGTGGTCGGCGGCGATGATCGGTACGTCGCTGCGCACGCTCTATCCGAACGTCACGACGAACTGTTTGGGCTATCTCGACGGCGTTGCGGCAAAGTATGCCGGCGGACGCGGCGCGCAGCTGCATGGCTGGGGGTACGATACCGCCGCGAACGCGCCGGTCGAGCGCGTGCTCTTCGCCGACGACCGCGGCATCGTGCGCGGCGCCGCCGACGGCGGCGGTCAGCGTTTTGACGTCCCCCAAACGCTGCCGCAGGTGCGCTCGGAAACGACCGGCTGGCAAGGCTACGTGAGCGTGACGTCGCGACCGGTTCAAGCCTGGGGCATCATGCGCGCGCCCGCAACCGTCTGCCGGTTCCCGCCGGCGTCGGAATCGGGCGGTGAAAGCATGTGA